In Corynebacterium nuruki S6-4, the following proteins share a genomic window:
- a CDS encoding class I SAM-dependent methyltransferase: MSEGYIDPERWPALVGRPDAPLLGRRAEKLRTRLEELTRRNGVALTRGASPRFVVSDGVVLDRAVAAGWLGMAEGYMAGEWSAEPLPEVLRVLLSQPLEAGLGARLARRRRPDFGQVRSGELPDSLVGIYTGDTRATGSALFASGTRTSETVTVTQHGRPTPVITTWLDAPARVERADLDGAQLNRIDHMLDLAEVGPGDRVLELTSSGGALPVVAARRGARVDVLTSDADHADAVRERARAAGVGGAVRVQTIRGPVPSPRQWSGTYEAVFSVERMETLGDEGTLHYLRAAERMLAPRGTAVIQSVTSAEPTKDRPSVDPAFDVVRAYVWPALHYPTVGHVRAAAEKAGLTLTREVHLGSHLERTLSLWRSAFTARERSAAAAGYDPVYRRLWTYQLALHEALVGTGDLDCVQFVLRR; the protein is encoded by the coding sequence GTGTCCGAGGGCTACATTGACCCGGAGCGGTGGCCTGCGCTGGTCGGACGACCGGACGCCCCGCTGCTGGGGCGCCGTGCGGAGAAACTCCGCACCCGGCTGGAGGAGCTGACCCGGCGCAACGGTGTGGCCCTGACCAGGGGTGCCTCCCCCCGCTTCGTCGTGTCGGACGGGGTGGTGCTCGACCGGGCGGTCGCCGCCGGCTGGCTGGGGATGGCCGAGGGCTACATGGCGGGGGAGTGGTCGGCGGAACCGTTGCCGGAGGTGCTCCGGGTCCTGCTGTCGCAGCCGTTGGAGGCCGGGCTCGGCGCCCGGCTGGCGCGGCGGCGGCGTCCGGACTTCGGCCAGGTGCGGTCCGGGGAGCTGCCGGACAGTCTCGTCGGCATCTACACCGGGGACACGCGGGCGACCGGTTCGGCACTGTTCGCGTCGGGCACCCGGACCTCGGAGACCGTCACCGTCACCCAGCACGGCCGGCCCACCCCGGTGATCACCACGTGGCTGGACGCCCCGGCCCGGGTCGAGCGGGCCGACCTCGACGGTGCACAGCTCAACCGGATCGACCACATGCTCGACCTCGCGGAGGTCGGCCCCGGTGACCGGGTCCTGGAGCTGACGTCGAGCGGGGGAGCACTCCCGGTCGTCGCCGCCCGCCGGGGTGCCCGCGTCGACGTCCTCACCTCGGACGCCGACCATGCGGACGCGGTCCGGGAGCGTGCCCGTGCCGCCGGCGTCGGCGGTGCGGTCCGGGTGCAGACGATCCGGGGGCCGGTGCCCTCCCCACGGCAGTGGTCCGGGACCTATGAGGCGGTGTTCAGCGTGGAGCGGATGGAGACGCTCGGTGACGAGGGCACGCTGCACTACCTGCGGGCGGCGGAGCGGATGCTCGCCCCGCGGGGCACGGCGGTCATCCAGTCGGTGACCTCGGCGGAGCCGACGAAGGACCGCCCGTCGGTGGATCCGGCCTTCGATGTCGTCCGGGCCTACGTGTGGCCCGCGCTGCACTATCCGACGGTCGGCCATGTGCGGGCGGCGGCGGAGAAGGCGGGTCTCACGCTGACCCGGGAGGTGCACCTCGGTTCACACCTGGAGCGGACCCTGTCGCTGTGGCGGTCCGCCTTCACCGCACGGGAACGGTCGGCGGCCGCGGCGGGCTATGACCCGGTGTACCGCCGGTTGTGGACCTACCAGCTGGCCCTGCACGAGGCGCTGGTGGGGACCGGCGACCTGGACTGCGTCCAGTTCGTCCTGCGGCGCTGA
- a CDS encoding NAD(P)/FAD-dependent oxidoreductase: protein MTATPTRPAGGRHHVVIIGGGFGGLFAAKNLADADVDVTIIDRTNHHLFQPLLYQVATGIMSSGEIAPTIRQILRKQKNTRVVKAEVRDINVADKVVSADLGGREVALQYDSLIVAAGAGQSYFGNDQFAEFAPGMKSIDDALEIRARITGAFERAEITDDPEEKRRLLTFVIVGAGPTGVELAGQVAEMAHRTLRNEFRSTDTDSARILLVDGSPQVLPPFGKKLGTKAASRLKKLGVEVITDSLVTNVDADGVTWKNMKSEEETTVRSYCKIWSAGVSASPLGKMIADQIDGVEADRAGRVAVNDDLSVGDHKEIFIVGDMMSLNRLPGLAQVAMQGGQHAAAVIRSQVEGRNERPAFEYFDKGTMAIVSRFYAVVKIKDTEITGFLGWLMWLAVHLMFLVGFRNRFVAGFSWGLNSLSPNRWHLVATRQQLHARNAIQKLRGYEDEAGVRSVEVRDNLKVGEGRDDKPVAD, encoded by the coding sequence ATGACAGCCACCCCGACCCGTCCCGCCGGTGGACGCCACCACGTCGTCATCATCGGCGGAGGTTTCGGCGGACTGTTCGCCGCCAAGAACCTGGCGGACGCCGACGTCGACGTCACCATCATCGACCGGACCAACCACCACCTGTTCCAGCCGCTGCTGTACCAGGTGGCCACGGGCATCATGTCCTCCGGTGAGATCGCCCCGACGATCCGCCAGATTCTCCGGAAGCAGAAGAACACCCGCGTGGTGAAGGCCGAGGTCCGCGACATCAACGTCGCGGACAAGGTCGTCTCCGCCGACCTGGGTGGCCGCGAGGTCGCCCTGCAGTACGACTCGCTCATCGTCGCCGCCGGCGCCGGGCAGTCCTACTTCGGCAACGACCAGTTCGCCGAATTCGCCCCCGGCATGAAGAGCATCGATGACGCCCTGGAGATCCGCGCCCGGATCACCGGGGCTTTTGAACGCGCGGAGATCACCGACGACCCGGAGGAGAAGCGCCGCCTGCTGACCTTCGTCATCGTCGGCGCCGGCCCGACCGGTGTCGAGCTCGCCGGCCAGGTCGCCGAGATGGCGCACCGCACGCTGCGCAACGAGTTCCGCTCCACCGACACCGACAGCGCCCGCATCCTGCTGGTCGACGGCTCGCCGCAGGTGCTCCCGCCGTTCGGCAAGAAGCTGGGCACCAAGGCCGCCTCGCGGCTGAAGAAGCTCGGTGTCGAGGTCATCACCGACTCGCTGGTCACCAACGTCGACGCCGACGGCGTCACCTGGAAGAACATGAAGAGCGAGGAGGAGACCACGGTCCGCTCCTACTGCAAGATCTGGTCCGCCGGTGTCTCGGCCAGCCCGCTGGGCAAGATGATCGCCGACCAGATCGACGGGGTCGAGGCCGACCGCGCCGGCCGCGTCGCCGTCAACGACGACCTCTCCGTGGGCGACCACAAGGAGATCTTCATCGTCGGTGACATGATGAGCCTGAACCGCCTCCCGGGCCTCGCCCAGGTCGCGATGCAGGGCGGCCAGCACGCCGCCGCCGTCATCAGGTCCCAGGTCGAGGGCCGCAACGAGCGCCCCGCCTTCGAGTACTTCGACAAGGGCACCATGGCCATCGTCTCCCGGTTCTACGCCGTGGTGAAGATCAAGGACACCGAGATCACCGGCTTCCTCGGCTGGCTCATGTGGCTCGCCGTCCACCTCATGTTCCTCGTCGGTTTCCGCAACCGCTTCGTCGCCGGGTTCAGCTGGGGCCTCAACTCCCTGTCGCCGAACCGGTGGCACCTGGTGGCCACCCGCCAGCAGCTCCACGCCCGCAACGCGATCCAGAAGCTGCGCGGCTACGAGGACGAGGCCGGCGTCCGGTCCGTCGAGGTCCGCGACAACCTCAAGGTCGGTGAAGGCCGCGACGACAAGCCCGTCGCCGACTAG
- the thiM gene encoding hydroxyethylthiazole kinase codes for MTATRLDHLRRTTPLVQCLTNTVVTQFTANALLAAGASPAMVDTPEEAAEFARVADGVLVNLGTPTAAGYTAMREAVRGAGDAGHPWVLDPVACGGPAARSAFAADIVRHRPAAVRGNPSEIRALAGATGGAGRGVDATDEVGSALPAARDLARATGAVVAVSGPRDLIVSAGGADATGDRITWLASGDPLMQRVVGTGCALGALTAAYLGAEQTDPHAAVVAAHAHAGAAGQVARRTASAPGSFAVAWLDALFTVTGDDLDELAQTEETVDRAL; via the coding sequence ATGACTGCCACGCGCCTCGACCACCTGAGGCGGACCACGCCTCTGGTGCAGTGCCTCACCAACACCGTGGTCACCCAGTTCACCGCCAACGCCCTGCTCGCCGCCGGCGCCTCGCCGGCGATGGTGGACACCCCCGAGGAGGCCGCGGAGTTCGCCCGCGTCGCCGACGGCGTCCTGGTCAACCTCGGCACCCCCACCGCCGCCGGGTACACCGCCATGCGGGAGGCCGTCCGGGGCGCCGGGGACGCCGGGCACCCCTGGGTTCTCGACCCGGTGGCCTGCGGCGGTCCCGCCGCGCGCTCCGCGTTCGCCGCCGACATCGTCCGGCACCGGCCCGCCGCGGTCCGGGGCAACCCCTCGGAGATCCGGGCGCTGGCCGGCGCCACCGGGGGCGCGGGCCGGGGCGTCGACGCGACCGACGAGGTCGGGTCCGCCCTGCCGGCGGCCCGGGACCTGGCCCGCGCCACCGGCGCGGTGGTCGCGGTCTCCGGCCCCCGCGACCTCATCGTCAGTGCCGGTGGTGCTGACGCCACCGGCGACCGCATCACCTGGCTCGCCTCCGGTGACCCGCTGATGCAACGGGTCGTCGGCACCGGCTGCGCCCTGGGGGCACTGACCGCCGCCTACCTGGGGGCGGAACAGACCGACCCGCACGCCGCCGTCGTCGCCGCCCACGCCCACGCCGGCGCCGCCGGACAGGTGGCACGGCGCACCGCGTCCGCCCCGGGCAGCTTCGCGGTCGCCTGGCTCGACGCCCTGTTCACCGTCACCGGTGACGACCTCGATGAACTGGCACAGACCGAGGAGACGGTCGACCGTGCGCTCTGA
- a CDS encoding GNAT family N-acetyltransferase produces MTIREATPDDDTVNRIDDSFTTDTIIEIRPTGDGFVLTERTTSSPIRKEFPDETSVEAGDKEPSARFVAVDEHGAVCGVIDLVSESWNRRVSVTELKVRPAQRRRGIGRQLM; encoded by the coding sequence GTGACAATCCGCGAGGCCACCCCGGACGACGACACCGTGAACCGGATCGACGATTCGTTCACCACCGACACGATCATCGAGATCCGCCCCACCGGGGACGGCTTCGTCCTGACGGAGCGGACCACATCGTCGCCGATCAGGAAAGAGTTCCCGGACGAGACATCCGTCGAGGCCGGGGACAAGGAGCCGTCCGCGCGGTTCGTCGCCGTCGACGAGCACGGTGCCGTGTGCGGTGTCATCGACCTCGTCTCCGAATCGTGGAACCGTCGTGTCTCGGTCACGGAACTGAAGGTTCGACCGGCACAGCGCCGACGCGGGATCGGTCGGCAACTGATGTAA
- a CDS encoding PaaI family thioesterase, with the protein MAELTDGQKTAEQEKKTAVIERMTVLLGRAARGGITAEESAELAGIFGTGVPGLDRTLGVRYVAFAPEVVVELEITADHVQPWGITNGGIYASLGESVGSFAGYIAAGGEANVMGVTNSTNFLRPSMPGDVVRSTAHAVHTGRTSQLWRIDHVNAATGKLLATTELRTVVASRG; encoded by the coding sequence ATGGCGGAATTGACCGACGGGCAGAAGACGGCCGAGCAGGAGAAGAAAACCGCCGTCATCGAACGGATGACCGTGCTTCTCGGCCGGGCGGCGCGAGGCGGGATCACCGCGGAGGAGTCCGCCGAACTCGCCGGGATCTTCGGGACCGGGGTTCCGGGCCTGGACCGCACCCTCGGCGTCCGGTACGTGGCCTTCGCCCCCGAGGTCGTCGTCGAGCTGGAGATCACCGCCGACCACGTCCAGCCGTGGGGGATCACCAACGGCGGTATCTACGCCAGCCTCGGCGAGTCCGTCGGCTCCTTCGCCGGCTACATCGCCGCCGGTGGGGAGGCGAATGTCATGGGGGTGACCAACTCGACCAATTTCCTGCGGCCGTCGATGCCCGGCGACGTCGTCCGGTCGACCGCCCACGCGGTCCACACCGGACGCACCAGTCAGCTCTGGCGCATCGACCATGTCAACGCGGCGACCGGCAAGCTGCTGGCGACCACGGAGCTGCGGACCGTCGTCGCGTCCAGAGGTTAG
- the gndA gene encoding NADP-dependent phosphogluconate dehydrogenase produces MTESSAQIGVVGLAVMGSNIARNFASHGHTVAVYNRTTAKTDDFMAEFGATGSFVPAATVEDFVASLEKPRRALIMVQAGKATDAVIGQLADAMEPGDIIIDGGNALYTDTIRREAEMSARGLHFVGAGISGGEEGALNGPAIMPGGPAESYESLGPLLEDISAKVDGTPCCTHIGPDGAGHFVKMVHNGIEYADMQVIGEAYHLLRYAAGIEPAEIADIFRTWNAGDLDSYLIEITAEVLSQTDAATDRPLIDVIVDAAGQKGTGRWTVKAALDLGIPVTGIGEAVFARALSGARTQRAATAGSLPSGELTTLEALGVSKDDFVEDVRRALYASKLVAYAQGFDEIKAGSAEHDWDVDPRDLATIWRGGCIIRAKFLNRIVDAYNTDPDVQSLLLDPYFKGEVEGLVDAWRRVVVTATRTGLPIPVFASSLSYYDSLRSDRLPAALIQGQRDFFGAHTYERTDRPGHFHTLWSGDRSEVEA; encoded by the coding sequence ATGACAGAATCCTCCGCACAGATCGGTGTCGTGGGTCTGGCCGTGATGGGCTCCAACATCGCCCGGAACTTCGCCAGCCACGGTCACACCGTCGCCGTGTACAACCGTACGACCGCAAAGACCGACGACTTCATGGCGGAGTTCGGCGCGACCGGCAGCTTCGTGCCCGCCGCCACCGTCGAGGACTTCGTGGCTTCCCTGGAGAAGCCCCGCCGCGCCCTCATCATGGTCCAGGCGGGCAAGGCCACGGATGCGGTTATCGGCCAGCTGGCGGACGCCATGGAGCCCGGCGACATCATCATCGACGGCGGCAACGCGCTCTACACCGACACGATCCGCCGCGAGGCCGAGATGTCCGCCCGTGGTCTGCACTTCGTCGGCGCCGGGATCTCCGGCGGCGAGGAGGGCGCCCTCAACGGCCCGGCGATCATGCCCGGTGGCCCGGCCGAATCCTACGAGTCCCTGGGCCCGCTGCTCGAGGACATCTCCGCCAAGGTCGACGGCACCCCCTGCTGCACCCACATCGGCCCCGACGGTGCCGGCCACTTCGTCAAGATGGTCCACAACGGCATCGAGTACGCCGACATGCAGGTCATCGGCGAGGCCTATCACCTGCTGCGCTACGCCGCCGGCATCGAGCCTGCCGAAATCGCCGACATCTTCCGCACCTGGAACGCCGGTGACCTCGACTCCTACCTCATCGAGATCACCGCGGAGGTGCTCTCGCAGACCGACGCCGCCACCGACCGTCCGCTCATCGACGTCATCGTCGACGCCGCCGGCCAGAAGGGCACCGGCCGCTGGACCGTCAAGGCGGCCCTGGACCTGGGTATCCCGGTGACCGGCATTGGCGAGGCGGTCTTCGCCCGCGCCCTCTCCGGCGCCCGCACGCAGCGCGCCGCCACCGCCGGTTCCCTGCCGTCGGGTGAGCTGACCACCCTCGAGGCTCTGGGTGTGTCGAAGGACGACTTCGTCGAGGACGTCCGCCGCGCGCTCTACGCCTCCAAGCTCGTCGCCTACGCCCAGGGCTTCGACGAGATCAAGGCCGGCTCCGCCGAGCACGACTGGGATGTCGACCCCCGTGACCTCGCCACCATCTGGCGGGGCGGCTGCATCATCCGCGCGAAGTTCCTCAACCGCATCGTGGACGCCTACAACACCGACCCCGATGTGCAGTCCCTGCTGCTCGACCCCTACTTCAAGGGTGAGGTCGAGGGCCTGGTGGACGCCTGGCGCCGCGTCGTCGTCACCGCCACCCGGACCGGCCTGCCGATCCCGGTGTTCGCGTCCTCGCTGTCCTACTACGACTCGCTGCGTTCCGACCGGCTGCCCGCCGCCCTGATCCAGGGTCAGCGTGACTTCTTCGGTGCCCACACCTACGAGCGCACGGACCGCCCCGGACACTTCCACACCCTCTGGTCGGGCGACCGTAGCGAGGTGGAAGCCTAA